In a single window of the Elaeis guineensis isolate ETL-2024a chromosome 4, EG11, whole genome shotgun sequence genome:
- the LOC105042625 gene encoding uncharacterized protein isoform X2, whose protein sequence is MELSPPSLRSSRESIGSSSLELQPFIDLDDRRSLQVQDEISALEQQQQLLYDCENERIRLQDEVRGLLEFVDNSGMRLQELEDGRNLNAALLRMCLWKNAEKERQRVPPLKNEAKTLTEDLGRYEAVERHQKEEMARLSALLESLQREDTSVSIKLQNANQEAEALSKEIENLEMQLSEESDCFLPSKKRNVSPASERDVNN, encoded by the exons ATGGAGCTCTCTCCACCGTCCCTGAGGAGCAGCCGAGAATCCATCGGCAGCTCATCATTGGAGCTGCAGCCCTTCATCGATCTGGACGACCGCAGAAGCCTCCAAGTCCAAGATGAGATCTCTGCTCtcgagcagcagcagcagctccTCTACGATTGCGAGAATGAGCGGATCCGACTCCAAGATGAAGTCCGTGGCCTCTTGGAGTTCGTGGACAACTCAGGCATGCGCTTGCAAGAACTCGAG GATGGCAGGAACTTGAACGCCGCGTTGCTGAGGATGTGCCTCTGGAAAAATGCGGAGAAGGAAAGGCAACGTGTCCCACCACTAAAGAACGAAGCGAAGACTTTAACGGAAGACCTTGGGCGTTATGAGGCAGTAGAAAGACATCAAAAGGAAGAG ATGGCAAGATTGTCTGCGCTGCTTGAATCCCTGCAAAGAGAGGACACAAGCGTAAGCATCAAGCTGCAAAATGCCAATCAGGAG GCCGAAGCACTAAGCAAAGAGATTGAGAACCTGGAGATGCAGCTATCTGAAGAAAGTGACTGCTTCCTACCTAGTAAAAAGAGAAACGTATCTCCAGCTTCTGAGA GGGATGTGAATAACTGA
- the LOC105042625 gene encoding uncharacterized protein isoform X1 — MELSPPSLRSSRESIGSSSLELQPFIDLDDRRSLQVQDEISALEQQQQLLYDCENERIRLQDEVRGLLEFVDNSGMRLQELEDGRNLNAALLRMCLWKNAEKERQRVPPLKNEAKTLTEDLGRYEAVERHQKEEMARLSALLESLQREDTSVSIKLQNANQEAEALSKEIENLEMQLSEESDCFLPSKKRNVSPASESKHSTSASAEVRNILDIMSVKILPPMNLY; from the exons ATGGAGCTCTCTCCACCGTCCCTGAGGAGCAGCCGAGAATCCATCGGCAGCTCATCATTGGAGCTGCAGCCCTTCATCGATCTGGACGACCGCAGAAGCCTCCAAGTCCAAGATGAGATCTCTGCTCtcgagcagcagcagcagctccTCTACGATTGCGAGAATGAGCGGATCCGACTCCAAGATGAAGTCCGTGGCCTCTTGGAGTTCGTGGACAACTCAGGCATGCGCTTGCAAGAACTCGAG GATGGCAGGAACTTGAACGCCGCGTTGCTGAGGATGTGCCTCTGGAAAAATGCGGAGAAGGAAAGGCAACGTGTCCCACCACTAAAGAACGAAGCGAAGACTTTAACGGAAGACCTTGGGCGTTATGAGGCAGTAGAAAGACATCAAAAGGAAGAG ATGGCAAGATTGTCTGCGCTGCTTGAATCCCTGCAAAGAGAGGACACAAGCGTAAGCATCAAGCTGCAAAATGCCAATCAGGAG GCCGAAGCACTAAGCAAAGAGATTGAGAACCTGGAGATGCAGCTATCTGAAGAAAGTGACTGCTTCCTACCTAGTAAAAAGAGAAACGTATCTCCAGCTTCTGAGAGTAAGCATTCCACAAGTGCTTCTGCTGAAGTGAGAAATATTCTAGACATAATGTCTGTGAAGATCTTGCCACCTATGAATTTGTATTGA